A window from Engraulis encrasicolus isolate BLACKSEA-1 chromosome 13, IST_EnEncr_1.0, whole genome shotgun sequence encodes these proteins:
- the hnmt gene encoding histamine N-methyltransferase encodes MASPFRSLVEDETRYNTSFQLFLERSSEHQCMQDFIHGVLPDIFAKVGKDKSSLNVLGVGSGAGQIDLQMFSQMRQKLPEITVNNEVVEPSGDMLFKYKVLVSKTPNLDYITFNWNKMTASEFETHWKEQKLEKKFDFIHMIQMLYYVKDPSATVRFFKSLLRDTGKLVIILVSGQSGWGRLWRTYRAQLCNTEISQCVTTGDIRDFLDGQAMAYKSYVLPSQMDITECFTQGDEKGELLLDFLTEVIEFSKNASPELKEGVMALLRHPDCSSEQDGKVIFNNNLEVLVLDP; translated from the exons ATGGCATCACCATTCCGGTCCCTGGTAGAGGATGAGACCAGATACAACACGTCATTCCAGTTGTTTCTGGAGCGCTCCTCTGAACACCAATGCATGCAAGATTTCATCCATGGGGTTTTGCCTGACATATTTGCCAA AGTTGGAAAGGACAAAAGCAGTCTGAACGTCCTTGGTGTGGGCAGTGGGGCAG GTCAGATAGATCTGCAGATGTTCTCACAGATGCGTCAGAAGCTTCCAGAGATCACAGTGAACAATGAGGTGGTGGAACCCAGTGGAGACATGCTCTTCAAGTACAAGG tGTTGGTGTCGAAAACACCTAACCTCGACTACATAACCTTCAACTGGAATAAGATGACTGCCTCCGAATTCGAGACCCACTGGAAAGAGCAAAAGCTGGAGAAGAAGTTTGACTTCATCCACATGATCCAG ATGCTGTACTATGTCAAAGATCCCAGTGCCACAGTGCGCTTCTTCAAGAGCCTGCTGAGGGACACTGGAAAGCTGGTCATCATTCTTGTGTCAG GCCAAAGTGGATGGGGGAGGTTGTGGAGGACATACAGAGCGCAGCTCTGCAACACGGAGATCAGTCAGTGCGTCACCACGGGGGACATCCGAGACTTCCTGGACGGCCAGGCCATGGCCTACAAGAGCTACGTGCTGCCGTCCCAGATGGACATCACAGAGTGCTTCACGCAGGGTGACGAGAAGGGCGAGctgctgctggacttcctgaccGAGGTCATCGAGTTCAGCAAGAATGCCTCTCCCGAGCTGAAAGAGGGCGTCATGGCGTTGCTCCGCCACCCTGACTGCAGCTCCGAGCAGGACGGGAAAGTCATATTCAACAACAACCTGGAGGTGCTAGTTCTAGACCCTTAG